The Streptomyces avermitilis MA-4680 = NBRC 14893 genome contains a region encoding:
- a CDS encoding class II fumarate hydratase — MTDEDDKQNYRVEHDSMGEVRVPADAKWRAQTQRAVENFPISGQRLERAHIEALARIKGAAAKVNAELGVLDKDVAEAIQEAAAEVAEGRWDEHFPVDVFQTGSGTSSNMNANEVIATLATERLGRDVHPNDHVNASQSSNDVFPSSIHIAATAAVTRDLVPALEHLAAALGRKSEEFADVVKAGRTHLMDATPVTLGQEFGGYAAQVRYGVERLAASLPRLAELPLGGTAVGTGINTPPGFSAAVIAEVARVTGLPLTEARDHFEAQGARDGIVETSGQLRTIAVGLTKIANDLRWMASGPRTGLSEISLPDLQPGSSIMPGKVNPVIPEAVLMVAAQVTGNDATVAAAGAAGNFELNVMLPVIAKNVLESVRLLAHVSRLLADRTVDGIVAHRDRAREYAESSPSVVTPLNKYIGYEEAAKVAKKALAERQTIRQVVLESGYVDRGDLTLEQLDEALDVLRMTHP, encoded by the coding sequence ATGACCGACGAGGACGACAAGCAGAACTACCGTGTCGAGCACGACTCCATGGGTGAGGTCCGTGTCCCCGCGGACGCCAAGTGGCGGGCCCAGACCCAGCGTGCCGTGGAGAACTTCCCCATCTCCGGGCAGCGGCTCGAGCGGGCGCACATCGAGGCCCTCGCCCGGATCAAGGGAGCCGCCGCCAAGGTGAACGCCGAGTTGGGCGTGCTCGACAAGGACGTCGCCGAGGCCATTCAGGAGGCGGCCGCCGAGGTCGCGGAGGGGCGTTGGGACGAGCACTTCCCCGTGGACGTGTTCCAGACCGGCTCCGGGACCTCGTCCAACATGAACGCCAACGAGGTCATCGCCACGCTCGCGACCGAACGGCTCGGCAGGGACGTACACCCCAATGACCACGTGAACGCGTCGCAGTCGTCGAACGACGTGTTCCCGTCCAGCATTCACATCGCGGCCACCGCCGCCGTCACCCGCGATCTGGTACCCGCCCTGGAGCACCTGGCCGCCGCGCTGGGCCGCAAGTCCGAGGAGTTCGCGGACGTCGTGAAGGCCGGGCGTACGCATCTCATGGACGCGACGCCCGTGACCCTGGGGCAGGAGTTCGGCGGATACGCGGCCCAGGTGCGGTACGGCGTCGAGCGGCTGGCCGCCTCCCTGCCGCGGCTCGCCGAACTGCCCCTCGGGGGCACCGCGGTCGGGACCGGGATCAACACCCCGCCGGGCTTCTCCGCCGCCGTCATCGCCGAGGTCGCCCGCGTCACCGGGCTGCCGCTCACCGAGGCGCGCGACCACTTCGAGGCGCAGGGTGCGCGGGACGGGATCGTCGAGACCAGCGGGCAGTTGCGGACCATCGCCGTAGGACTGACGAAGATCGCGAACGATCTGCGGTGGATGGCTTCGGGGCCGCGTACCGGGCTCTCCGAGATCAGCCTGCCCGACCTTCAGCCGGGGTCCTCGATCATGCCCGGCAAGGTGAATCCCGTGATTCCCGAGGCCGTGCTGATGGTCGCCGCACAGGTGACGGGCAACGACGCGACCGTCGCCGCCGCCGGAGCCGCCGGCAACTTCGAACTCAATGTGATGCTGCCCGTCATCGCGAAGAACGTGCTGGAGTCCGTCCGGCTGCTCGCCCATGTCTCCCGGCTGCTGGCCGACCGCACCGTCGACGGGATCGTCGCCCATCGCGACCGGGCCCGTGAGTACGCCGAGTCGTCACCGTCCGTCGTCACCCCGCTGAACAAGTACATCGGGTACGAGGAGGCCGCGAAGGTCGCCAAGAAGGCCCTCGCCGAGCGGCAGACGATCCGTCAGGTCGTCCTGGAGAGCGGATACGTGGACCGTGGCGACCTCACCCTGGAGCAGCTCGACGAGGCGCTCGACGTCCTGCGGATGACGCACCCCTGA
- a CDS encoding DUF402 domain-containing protein — MADGGAVRRVKADGSTAHWAPGSHILWRYRENAGEHFHIARPVTVVRDDDELLAVWLAPGTECMRPVLADGTPVHVEPLESRYTKPRTVQLDRWFGTGVLKLARPGEPWSVWLFWEPGWLFKNWYVNLEEPLTRWAGGVDSEDHFLDISVHPDRTWGWRDEDEFAQAQRDGLMDAELAARVRKAGHSAVEVIRAWGPPFSDGWQHWRPDPSWAVPPLPEDWDRTPAQMAT; from the coding sequence ATGGCAGACGGTGGAGCGGTGAGACGAGTGAAAGCGGACGGTTCGACGGCGCACTGGGCCCCGGGCAGCCATATCCTGTGGCGCTACCGGGAGAACGCCGGCGAGCACTTCCACATCGCGCGGCCCGTGACCGTCGTACGGGACGACGACGAACTGCTCGCGGTGTGGCTGGCACCCGGCACCGAATGCATGCGGCCGGTGCTCGCGGACGGCACGCCCGTGCACGTCGAGCCGCTGGAGTCCCGTTACACCAAGCCGCGCACGGTGCAGCTGGACCGCTGGTTCGGCACCGGGGTGCTCAAGCTGGCGCGGCCCGGCGAGCCGTGGTCGGTGTGGCTGTTCTGGGAACCGGGCTGGCTGTTCAAGAACTGGTACGTGAACCTGGAGGAACCGCTGACGCGTTGGGCCGGCGGGGTCGACTCCGAGGACCACTTCCTGGACATCTCCGTGCATCCGGACCGCACTTGGGGCTGGCGTGACGAGGACGAGTTCGCGCAGGCCCAGCGGGACGGTCTGATGGACGCCGAACTCGCCGCTCGGGTGCGAAAAGCGGGACACTCGGCGGTGGAGGTGATCCGCGCCTGGGGCCCGCCGTTCTCGGACGGCTGGCAGCACTGGCGCCCGGATCCCTCCTGGGCCGTACCGCCCCTGCCGGAGGACTGGGACCGTACGCCCGCGCAGATGGCGACGTGA